One part of the Symphalangus syndactylus isolate Jambi chromosome 1, NHGRI_mSymSyn1-v2.1_pri, whole genome shotgun sequence genome encodes these proteins:
- the LOC129488509 gene encoding olfactory receptor 5M8-like: protein MRRNCTLVTEFILLGLANHQELEILLFRLFLAIYMVTVAGNLGMIVLIQANARLHTPMYIFLSHLSFVDLCFSSNVTPKMLEIFLSEKKSISHPACLVQCYLFIALVHVEIYILAVMAFDRYVAICNPLLYGSKMSKTVCSFLITVPYVYGALTRLMETMWTYNLAFCGPNTINHFYCADPPLIKLACSDTYKELSMFVVAGFNFTYSLLIILISYLYIFPATLRIRSTEGRRKAFSTCGSYLTAVTIFYSALFFMYLRPPSEESVEQGKMVAVFYTTVIPMLNPMIYSLRNRDVKDALSKELFKRNCFLNKHHYSFLSCCHFIYLMIFHRA from the coding sequence ATGAGAAGAAACTGCACGTTGGTGACTGAGTTCATTCTCCTGGGACTGGCCAATCACCAGGAATTAGAGATTCTCCTCTTCAGGCTGTTTCTGGCCATTTACATGGTCACGGTGGCAGGGAATCTTGGCATGATTGTCCTCATCCAGGCCAACGCCCGGCTCCACACGCCCATGTACATTTTCCTGAGCCACTTATCCTTCGTGGATCTGTGCTTCTCTTCCAATGTGACTCCAAAGATGCTGGAGATTTTCCTTTCAGAGAAGAAAAGCATTTCCCATCCTGCCTGTCTTGTGCAATGTTACCTTTTTATTGCCTTGGTCCATGTTGAGATCTACATCCTGGCTGTGATGGCCTTTGACCGGTACGTGGCCATCTGCAACCCTCTGCTTTACGGCAGCAAAATGTCCAAGACTGTGTGCTCATTCCTCATCACGGTGCCTTACGTGTATGGAGCGCTCACTAGGCTGATGGAGACCATGTGGACCTACAACCTAGCCTTCTGTGGCCCCAACACAATTAATCACTTCTACTGTGCGGACCCACCACTGATTAAGCTGGCTTGTTCTGACACTTACAAGGAGTTGTCAATGTTTGTTGTGGCTGGTTTCAACTTCACTTATTCTCTCCTTATCATCCTCATTTCCTATCTCTACATATTTCCTGCCACCCTAAGGATACGCTCTACAGAAGGCCGGCGCAAAGCTTTTTCTACCTGTGGCTCCTATCTGACAGCTGTTACTATTTTCTATTCAGCTCTTTTCTTCATGTATCTTAGACCTCCATCAGAAGAGTCCGTGGAGCAGGGGAAAATGGTAGCTGTATTTTATACCACTGTGATCCCCATGTTGAATCCCATGATCTATAGTCTGAGGAACAGAGATGTGAAAGATGCTTTATCCAAAGAACTGTTCAAaagaaattgttttctaaataaacatcACTACTCATTTTTGTCATGTTGTCATTTTATTTACCTTATGATTTTTCATAGAGCATAG